Part of the Acidobacteriota bacterium genome, CGCAAACGGATTACGCTGCTGACCGGGGCGGCCTCCGCCAAAGGCCGCGCCGAATCCGCCGCCGCCGCCGCCACCTCCACCGGCCACCGCGTTAGCATTGGCGACGACGACATACGTTCCAGCGGGCAAACCGAAGAGGCGATAGATGCCGCGATCATCGGTTTGAGCGTCGCTGTTCGCCAGTGCGGGCGGAGCCGTGGCGGTGCTCGCCAACGTCGCGCCGATTGGTTGCGCACTGACACGCACGCCAATCACCGGGTCGCCCGCCGGATTCAGGACGCGCCCCGTAATCACGCCGCCTTTGACCAGCCAAAGCGTCACGTCGTCGCCGAGGCGATAATAGGTTTGCGTCACGACTTCGGCGGGCGCATCCGGTTCCGCCGCCGCCACACTCACGGCGGCGCTTTCCTGCACGTACCCCGGCGCATTGACCTGAATCTGCAACGCCGCCGCGCGCAAGCCATCCACTTTGAAATTGCCCTCCATATCGGTGATGACGCTGCGTGAGCCATTGCCCTGCCCCCGCCCACCCACCGCCAGCACCGTGACGGTCGCGAAAGGCACCGGGCCATCTTCGCCAATCACACGCCCGGTCAGGCTGCCGTAATTGACCGTCCCGTTGGGCGTTTGCGCCTGGATGCTCGTTGCGATCAGCAACCAGCCAGCCGCACACAACATTATGAATAGCTGGCCACAGAGGCACAGAGACACAGAGGTTATGCAGCAGCCTCTGCCTTTCTCAAAAACTCGCTCTGTGTCTTTGTGCCTCTGTGGCAATGCTTTCGGGCGCAGCTTGATCATTGCCTTATCCCTCGCGGTTGCCGATCACTACCATTGGCGTTGCCCCGCGTTGGTGGCGCGGTCAGCGTTTTGAGATCGAGCGGGAAGATGACGCTTTGCACGCCGCTGCTGCTGACCGTCACGGTCACAGGCGTAATCGTGTTGCGGCCCAGCCCTGCCCCTTGCAAGGTCAGTTCATAAGTCCCGGCGACCAGTTGATCGAGTTGAAAACGCCCGCTCGCATCCACCGGCGCATTGCGACCGCCGCGATCACGCACGCTGGCGCTGGCATCCACGCGCCGCGCCGAAACGGATAGGCGCAACTGCGGCGGCAACACACCGCCGGTCACTTGCACCATGCCGCGAATCGAACTGTTGCCATACGTCGCAATCAGGCGCACGCCTGCGACCTGTTCGCCCGCTTCGACGCGCAGACCCGCTTGCAAATCGGCGCCGTCGCGTTCGATGCGCAAGATCGTCAGCCCCGGCGTAGCACGATCCACCAGCGTCAACGTCACCAAGCCCGGCACCAAACCGGACAACCGGAAAATTCCGTCCGGCCCAAGCTGCGCCGCGGCATCATTCGACAACCCGCCGCCGCCGCCGCCGCGCCCACTGCTACGCGAAGACGCGCGCACCAGCAAGTTCGGCAGATTCGCCTGCACCTTCGACTCGTTCGCATTTTCAAACGCGACGACGCCCGTGATGCTCGCGCCGCGCAGCAATTTGATCTCGACACCCGTGACATCTGACGAGCTGATTTCGACGGGTACCGGATCGCTGTAAAACTCCGATGCGCCCGTCGCGCGATCCCGCGTGGCATAAACCGTGAAGCTGCCCGCCGTCAGCCCGGCGATGCGAAATTCGCCCGCCTCATTGCTGGGCGCGTCCGTCAGCTCTTCGACAACGACTTGTTGATTGGCGCGATTGCCCTGTTGGGTTGGTTGATTTGGTTGGTTCGGCCCATTTTGATTGTTGGGATTGGGACGATTGGCGCGCGGGTTGGCCATTTTGCTGTGCCCGAGCAAGACGCCCGCCAGGGGGTTGCCCGTCTCGGCGTCCACCACGCGGCCCACGATGGCGTAGGTGTTGCGCGCGGCCATGCGAATGTCTATGCCGGTCAATTCCTGCCCCGGTTCGACGCTGACCGCGCTGGCGGTGGCGGCTTCGAGCGCATCGGGATAGTAAGTGCGTTGCCAGGCATTGCCGCTATTTGAGCCGCCGCCATTCGGGCCGCCACGACCGCCGCCGCCGCCAAAGCCGCCCTCGCCGCGCCCGACGCTGAGCAGATAACGCCCGGCGGGTAAACCGAAGAGGCGATAGATGCCGCGATCATCGGTGCGAAAGCTGATGCCATTCGGCAAGCGCATCTGCACGGACTGGCCCGTGGCGTCCACGGGCGTCAGCGTGACCGGTTCGCCAATCACGGGCCGCGTGCCGTGCAGGACTTTGCCGGTGATGACGCCGCCTTTGGCCAACGACAAATTCAGATTCTGGACGGCCTGCCCATCGGCAAGCTGCATGGTCATTTCGCTATTCGCCAGCACGTAGCCCGGCGCGGTCACCAGCACGCGAAACGTACCGGCGGCAAGGTTGTTGATTTGAAAGCGCCCCTCAGTATCGGTCGTCGCCGCACCGCCCGCAGTTGGCTGCGCGGCCAGTCCGCCAGCGAAAGGCTGATTGCGCTGCCCGCCCGCCACTTGATTCGCCGCCACATT contains:
- a CDS encoding carboxypeptidase regulatory-like domain-containing protein codes for the protein MPRKKKHLCWLAVMLSLPATLLAQTPPATPATASPTGTASLAGQIKMGEKGIAGALVSLTNVAANQVAGGQRNQPFAGGLAAQPTAGGAATTDTEGRFQINNLAAGTFRVLVTAPGYVLANSEMTMQLADGQAVQNLNLSLAKGGVITGKVLHGTRPVIGEPVTLTPVDATGQSVQMRLPNGISFRTDDRGIYRLFGLPAGRYLLSVGRGEGGFGGGGGRGGPNGGGSNSGNAWQRTYYPDALEAATASAVSVEPGQELTGIDIRMAARNTYAIVGRVVDAETGNPLAGVLLGHSKMANPRANRPNPNNQNGPNQPNQPTQQGNRANQQVVVEELTDAPSNEAGEFRIAGLTAGSFTVYATRDRATGASEFYSDPVPVEISSSDVTGVEIKLLRGASITGVVAFENANESKVQANLPNLLVRASSRSSGRGGGGGGLSNDAAAQLGPDGIFRLSGLVPGLVTLTLVDRATPGLTILRIERDGADLQAGLRVEAGEQVAGVRLIATYGNSSIRGMVQVTGGVLPPQLRLSVSARRVDASASVRDRGGRNAPVDASGRFQLDQLVAGTYELTLQGAGLGRNTITPVTVTVSSSGVQSVIFPLDLKTLTAPPTRGNANGSDRQPRGIRQ